The following coding sequences are from one Rhipicephalus microplus isolate Deutch F79 chromosome 3, USDA_Rmic, whole genome shotgun sequence window:
- the LOC142803693 gene encoding uncharacterized protein LOC142803693, with protein MGSHEASTSTGLLLNNELSAFTSRLPERYLGHAGVSLNFAQPGKRPLSPLAPSVLLDAAEGRLVAALATSEDFELPQYAAWVSRCPVQRYP; from the coding sequence ATGGGTTCTCACGAGGCCTCGACGTCCACTGGCCTGTTACTGAACAACGAGCTGAGCGCGTTCACGTCGCGCCTTCCCGAACGCTACCTGGGCCACGCCGGCGTGTCGCTCAACTTCGCGCAACCCGGGAAGCGGCCCCTGTCACCGCTGGCTCCCTCGGTGCTGCTGGACGCTGCCGAAGGACGGCTTGTCGCTGCGCTCGCAACATCCGAAGACTTCGAGTTGCCGCAGTACGCCGCATGGGTGAGCAGGTGTCCTGTTCAGCGCTATCCATAA